The Streptomyces vinaceus genome contains the following window.
CCGCGTACCGGCCCCAGCGCCCGGCCCGGTCCGCGGGCAGGGCGACCCAGTCCCGGGCGCGGCGCCCGCCCCCGGCCCCGCCCGGGCCGCTACGTGCCGAATCCTGCGAAAGCCCGTTCGAATGCCTCCCGTGGTCCCGGATCGCGGTCCAGCACCCCGAACACCACCCGCTCGAAGACCCCCGCGAAACGCCCGGCCAGCAGGGCCCGGAAGGCCTCGGCGACCTCCGCCGGGTCGTTGCGGAACACGCCGCACCCCCAGGCCCCCAGCACCAGCCGCGGGTACCCGTGAAGCGCCGCCGTCTCCAGGACGCGCTCCGCGCGCCGCGCCAGCGCCGCCGGGATCTCGGCGGCGCGCTCCGGCTCCTGGCGGCGGATGGTCCCCGCGTTGGGGGCCGGGGAGGTCAGGAAACCCACCCTGAACGGGGCCTCCAGCAGCTCGCCCCGGTCGTCGCGGAAGACGGGCACCCCGGGCGAGTGAATCACCCGGTCGGTGTAGAACGTGCTGCTTCCCGCGCGGTGGACCTCGTAGTACTCCGGGGCCTCCAGCAAGGTCTCGTACAGGGCCGAGGCGCGGCACAGCGCCTCCTCCTGGGCCTTGGCCCCGCGGACGTATCCGCCCCCGGGATTACGGGCCGAGGCGAAGTTCAAGACGGCCACCGACGCCCCGCGGACCGGGCCCGGGGCGTCCGCGGCGAGCCTGCGGGCGGCGACCGTGCTGCTCTCCCCCGTGACCTCGACGGCCGTCTCGTACCGCCTGACGGAGGGCTCCCCGTCTGGAATGACCTGGTTTGGCCCATATATCCTGGTTCCGGCCCTGGACTCCGCCAGGGCGGCGGCCAGGGAGACCTGCCGCCCGGACCGCGTCCGGTACCCGCCGGCCGCCACGATGGTCGCGTTGTCCCGCGCGATCTCACGCAATCTGCTGCTCACGTCGCCATCATCGACAGCAGGAACCACCCGCGGCCAGACATTTTCCGCGCGGTGGCCCGCTCCCCCCTTTTCGGGCCGACAAGGACGGGTAGGTAGGCATGGTCAGGTCACACCCGCGGACAGGAGACCCTGCCATGCCACAGGACTCGTACGCGCCACCAGACCCCCAGGCCCCGGGCGACTCAGCCGCCCTCGGCGAAACCGCCGCCGAGGACCTCGTCCACGGCATTTGTTTCAAGACGGGCCCGCCCCGCATCCTCGGCGCCGAGCTCGAATGGCTCGTACTGGACGCCGAACGGCCCGGCGAGACCCTGCCGCCCGACCGGCTGACCGCCGCGCACGACGCGGCCCGCGCCCTGCCCCTGCACTCCCGGCTCACCATCGAACCCGGCGGCCAGCTGGAGCTCAGCTCCGCGCCCGCCCCCTCCCTCTCCGGCTGCGTGGACGGCCTCCAGGCCGATCTGACCGCCGTACGGGCCGCCCTGCGCTCCCGGGGCCTGGTCCTGCACGGCACCGGCCGCGATCCGCGCCGGCCGCTGCGCCGCCTGCTGCACAGCCCGCGCTACGACGCGATGGAGAGCTACTTCGACCGCACCGGCCCGGCCGGGCGCGCCATGATGTGCTCCTCCGCCTCCGTCCAGGTCTGCGTGGACGCCGGGTACGAGGAACCGGGGCCGCTCGGGTACGGCCGGCGCTGGCGGCTGGCGCACCTGCTGGGCGCCGTGTTCGTGGCGGCCTTCGCCAACTCCCCCGCGCACGAGGGCCCGTACGCCGGATGGCGGTGCTCCCGGCAGGGGATCTGGAACGACATCGACGCCCGGCGCTCGCTGGCCCCGCCGGCGGACGCCGAGCCGCGGGCCGGCTGGACCCGGCACGCGCTGGACACCGAGGTGATGTGCGTGCGCTCGGAAGGCGAGGGGCCGTGGCCGGTCCCGCGCGGCATGACCTTCCGCGACTGGCTGCGCGCCGCCGAAGCCACCGGCGCCGGCGCCCCGGGCCCGGACGGCCTGCGGCCGCCCACCGCCGCGGACCTGGAGTACCACCTCACCACACTGTTCCCGCCGGTGCGCCCGCGCGGACACCTGGAGTTCCGGATGATCGACGCCCAGCCCGGCGAGGACGGCTGGCTGGTCCCGGTGGCCGTCGTCCACGCGCTGTTCGACGACCCCGAGGCCGCCGAGAGCGCCTACCGGGCCGCGAAGGCCCTGGCCGACACCCACGGCCCCCGGCCCTCGCCGCGCAATCCCCTGTGGCAGTCCGCCGCCCGGCACGGTCTGGCCGATCCGGAGCTGCGCACGGCGGCGGCCACCTGCTTCCGGGCCGCCGTGGAGGCGCTGCCGCGGCTCGGCGCGAGCCGGCACGTCCAGGACGTGGTCGGCGCCTTCACCGAACGTTTCCCACTGCGCGGCCGCTGCCCGGCCGACGACGGATACCTGCAGCTCACCGGGACGGGGGCCCGCTCATGACCGCATCGCCTTCAGCCGACTCCGCCCGCCCGGCCCCCGCGGCCCTGCGCGAGCGGGCCCACGCGGCCCTGACCGCGGCCCGCGCCCGTACGGCCCTGCTCACCGATGCCGTGAGCGACCGCGACCTCGTCGCCCAGCACTCCCCGCTGATGTCGCCGCTGGTCTGGGACCTCGCCCACATCGGGAACCAGGAGGAGCTCTGGCTGCTGCGCAACGTGGCCGGGCACGACTCCCTCCACCCCGAGATCGACCCGCTCTACGACGCGTTCCAGCACCCTCGCGCCGACCGGCCGAAGCTGCCCCTGCTGGGGCCGGCGGAGGCCCGCCGCTACACCGCCGAGGTGCGCGGCCGGGTCTTCGACCTGCTGGAGCGCACCGCGCTGGAAGGCTCCGCGCTGCTGGACGACGGTTTCGCGTTCGGGATGATCGCCCAGCACGAACAGCAGCACGATGAAACCATGCTGATCACCCACCAGCTGCGCCGGGGCGAGCCGGTACTGACCGCGCCCGAACCGGATCCTCCGCAGGGGCCGCCCCCCGCGGCCGCCGAAGTCCTGGTTCCCGGTGGCCCGTTCACGATGGGAACCTCGGCCGAGCCGTGGTCCCTGGACAATGAGCGGCCCGCGCACACCCGGGAGGTCGGGGCCTTCCTCATCGACACGGCGCCGGTGACCAACTCCGCCTATCAGGCGTTCATCGCCGACGGCGGCTACACCGACGAACGCTGGTGGGCCCCCGAGGGCTGGGACCAGATCCACCGTCACGGGATCGGGGCCCCGCTGTTCTGGCACCGCGAGGCCGGCCAGTGGCTGCGGCGCCGCTTCGGCGTGACCGAGCCGGTGCCCGCCGACGAGCCCGTACTGCACGTCAGCTGGTACGAGGCGGACGCGTACGCCCGCTGGGCGGGACGCCGGCTGCCCACGGAGGCGGAGTGGGAGAAGGCGGCCCGGCACGACCCGGCCACCGGCCGCTCCACCCGCTACCCCTGGGGCGACGAGGACCCGACCCCGGACCGCGCCAACCTCGGCCAGCGCCACCTGCGCCCGGCCCCGGCGGGCAGCTACCCGGCCGGGGCCTCCCCGCTCGGGGTGCGCCAGCTGATCGGCGACGTGTGGGAGTGGACCGCCTCCGACTTCCTGCCGTACCCGGGGTTCCGGGCCTTCCCGTACCGCGAGTACTCGGAGGTGTTCTTCGGCCCCGAGCACAAGGTGCTGCGCGGCGGCTCGTTCGCCGTGGACCCGGTGGCCTGCCGGGGCACCTTCCGCAACTGGGACCTGCCGGTGCGCCGGCAGATCTTCTCCGGGTTCCGGACCGCGAGGGATGCCTGATGTGCCGTCACATCGCCTTCGTCGGGCCGGAGATACCCCTGGCCCGGCTGCTGACCGAGCCCGAGCACGGTCTCGTGCGGCAGTCCTGGGAGCCGCGCCGGCAGCGCCACGGCACGGTCAACGCCGACGGGTTCGGTGTCGGCTGGTACGCGGAGGGCGATCCGGTCCCCGCGCGCTACCGGCGGGCCGGGCCCGTCTGGGGAGACCCCAACTTCGCCGATCTGGCCCGGGTGGTCCGTACGCGGGCCGCACTGGCCGCCGTACGGGACGCCACCGTGTTCGGGGCGGACGGGGAGGCCGCGGCGGCGCCGTTCGCCGCCGGGCCGTGGCTGTTCAGCCACAACGGCGCGGTACGGGACTGGCCGGACGCGGTGGCGCCGCTCGCCGCCTCCCTGCCCCCCGCGCAGCTGCTGTCCCTGGCCGCGAGCACGGACTCCGCGCTGGTCTGGGCGCTGGTGCAGCACCGGCTGCACCGGGGGGACGACCTCGGCACCGCGCTCGCCGAGCCGGTGCGGGAGCTCGCGGCGGCGGCGCCCGGCTCCCGCCTGAACCTGCTGCTCACCGACGGCGCCGGCATCGCCGCAACGGCCTGGGGCGATTCGCTCTGGTACCTGGCCGACGCGCGGGCGCAGCGCACGGTGGTGGCCTCGGAGCCGTACGACGACGACTCCCGCTGGTGCGAAGTACCCGACCGGACCCTGCTGACCGCCCGTGCCACACGGGTCGACCTGACCCCGCTGAAGGAGACCGCCCCGTGAGCGACTTCCAGCTGACCCGCACCCTCGACGAGCACTCCGCCGACACCGCGCTGCGCGCCGACGTCCTCCACGGGCTGACGGCGTCGCCCAAGGTGCTGCCGCCCAAGTGGTTCTACGACGCCCGGGGCAGTGAACTCTTCGAGGAGATCACGCGGTTGCCCGAGTACTACCCGACGCGCGCCGAGCGGGAGATCCTGCTGGCGCGGGCCGGTGAGATCGCCTCCGCGAGCGGGGCGCGCACGCTGGTGGAGCTGGGTTCCGGCTCCTCCGAGAAGACCCGGCACCTGATCGAGGCCATGCCGGCGCTCGACACGTACATCCCGGTGGACGTGAGCGCGAGCGCTCTGGAAGGCGCCGCGCGGACGCTGCTGACCGAGCACCCGGGGCTGCGGGTGCACGCGCTGGTGGCCGACTTCACGAAGCCGCTGCGGCTGCCGGAGACCCCCGGGCCCCGGCTGGTGGTGTTCCTCGGCGGCACGGTCGGCAACCTGCTGCCGCCGGAGCGCGCCGCGTTCCTGGCCTCCGTACGGGCGATGCTGTCGCCCGGGGACGCCCTGCTGATGGGGACGGACCTGGTGAAGGACGAGGGCGTGCTGGTGGCCGCGTACGACGACGCGCAGGGGGTGACCGCCGCCTTCAACAAGAACGTACTGGCCGTGGTCAACCGGGAGCTGGGCGCGGACTTCCACACCGACGACTTCACGCACGTCGCGGTGTGGAACCGGGAGCACGAGTGGATCGAGATGCGGCTGCGGGCCCGGTCGGAGCTGGTGGTGAAGGTCCGGGCGCTGGATCTGGTGGTGCCGTTCGCGGCGGGTGAGGAGATCCTGACGGAGGTGTCCGCGAAGTTCCGTCAGGAAGGCGTACGGAAGGAACTCGCCGAGGCCGGTCTTGAGTTGACTCAGTGGTGGACGGATGCGGAGGGGCGCTTCGCGCTGTCCCTGGCGGTGGCCGACGGCGAGCTCGGCTGGGCCGGCACGCCCGCGAGTAGCGTGGCGGCCGGGACGGAGGAGACGGGAGAGGAGACGGGCATGACGGGGACGCAGGCGACGGCGGCCTGAGCCGCGGCGGCGAGCTCCCGCCGGTCCGCGTGCCGGCCCGGCGGGATCCGCGGCAGCAGACGCACCTCGGCGCGCACCCCGCGGGCCC
Protein-coding sequences here:
- the egtD gene encoding L-histidine N(alpha)-methyltransferase: MSDFQLTRTLDEHSADTALRADVLHGLTASPKVLPPKWFYDARGSELFEEITRLPEYYPTRAEREILLARAGEIASASGARTLVELGSGSSEKTRHLIEAMPALDTYIPVDVSASALEGAARTLLTEHPGLRVHALVADFTKPLRLPETPGPRLVVFLGGTVGNLLPPERAAFLASVRAMLSPGDALLMGTDLVKDEGVLVAAYDDAQGVTAAFNKNVLAVVNRELGADFHTDDFTHVAVWNREHEWIEMRLRARSELVVKVRALDLVVPFAAGEEILTEVSAKFRQEGVRKELAEAGLELTQWWTDAEGRFALSLAVADGELGWAGTPASSVAAGTEETGEETGMTGTQATAA
- the egtC gene encoding ergothioneine biosynthesis protein EgtC, with product MCRHIAFVGPEIPLARLLTEPEHGLVRQSWEPRRQRHGTVNADGFGVGWYAEGDPVPARYRRAGPVWGDPNFADLARVVRTRAALAAVRDATVFGADGEAAAAPFAAGPWLFSHNGAVRDWPDAVAPLAASLPPAQLLSLAASTDSALVWALVQHRLHRGDDLGTALAEPVRELAAAAPGSRLNLLLTDGAGIAATAWGDSLWYLADARAQRTVVASEPYDDDSRWCEVPDRTLLTARATRVDLTPLKETAP
- the egtA gene encoding ergothioneine biosynthesis glutamate--cysteine ligase EgtA translates to MPQDSYAPPDPQAPGDSAALGETAAEDLVHGICFKTGPPRILGAELEWLVLDAERPGETLPPDRLTAAHDAARALPLHSRLTIEPGGQLELSSAPAPSLSGCVDGLQADLTAVRAALRSRGLVLHGTGRDPRRPLRRLLHSPRYDAMESYFDRTGPAGRAMMCSSASVQVCVDAGYEEPGPLGYGRRWRLAHLLGAVFVAAFANSPAHEGPYAGWRCSRQGIWNDIDARRSLAPPADAEPRAGWTRHALDTEVMCVRSEGEGPWPVPRGMTFRDWLRAAEATGAGAPGPDGLRPPTAADLEYHLTTLFPPVRPRGHLEFRMIDAQPGEDGWLVPVAVVHALFDDPEAAESAYRAAKALADTHGPRPSPRNPLWQSAARHGLADPELRTAAATCFRAAVEALPRLGASRHVQDVVGAFTERFPLRGRCPADDGYLQLTGTGARS
- a CDS encoding TIGR02452 family protein, encoding MSSRLREIARDNATIVAAGGYRTRSGRQVSLAAALAESRAGTRIYGPNQVIPDGEPSVRRYETAVEVTGESSTVAARRLAADAPGPVRGASVAVLNFASARNPGGGYVRGAKAQEEALCRASALYETLLEAPEYYEVHRAGSSTFYTDRVIHSPGVPVFRDDRGELLEAPFRVGFLTSPAPNAGTIRRQEPERAAEIPAALARRAERVLETAALHGYPRLVLGAWGCGVFRNDPAEVAEAFRALLAGRFAGVFERVVFGVLDRDPGPREAFERAFAGFGT
- the egtB gene encoding ergothioneine biosynthesis protein EgtB produces the protein MTASPSADSARPAPAALRERAHAALTAARARTALLTDAVSDRDLVAQHSPLMSPLVWDLAHIGNQEELWLLRNVAGHDSLHPEIDPLYDAFQHPRADRPKLPLLGPAEARRYTAEVRGRVFDLLERTALEGSALLDDGFAFGMIAQHEQQHDETMLITHQLRRGEPVLTAPEPDPPQGPPPAAAEVLVPGGPFTMGTSAEPWSLDNERPAHTREVGAFLIDTAPVTNSAYQAFIADGGYTDERWWAPEGWDQIHRHGIGAPLFWHREAGQWLRRRFGVTEPVPADEPVLHVSWYEADAYARWAGRRLPTEAEWEKAARHDPATGRSTRYPWGDEDPTPDRANLGQRHLRPAPAGSYPAGASPLGVRQLIGDVWEWTASDFLPYPGFRAFPYREYSEVFFGPEHKVLRGGSFAVDPVACRGTFRNWDLPVRRQIFSGFRTARDA